The following proteins are encoded in a genomic region of Limosilactobacillus reuteri subsp. reuteri:
- a CDS encoding Fic/DOC family protein, protein MTDEELQAKFLYDNGTLRNKFAIKNADELRLIEYRGVAEREVALLQQQPKIKSFEDLQTINKFLFGWLYDWAGELRNYYISKAGFDFLEYGRFDNAIKYINDEIGRLNKKKQPTIEDYAALLNDLNYIHPFREGNGRSTKLFIQLIALHHGQVIDYPADNAEMIAGLNQSDVGIIAKTIALQKSAG, encoded by the coding sequence ATGACTGATGAAGAACTTCAAGCAAAATTTTTATATGATAATGGAACCCTCCGCAATAAGTTTGCAATTAAAAACGCGGATGAATTAAGGTTAATTGAGTATCGTGGTGTAGCAGAAAGGGAAGTGGCCCTTCTTCAACAACAACCGAAAATTAAAAGCTTTGAAGATTTGCAGACAATTAACAAATTCCTTTTTGGTTGGCTTTATGACTGGGCGGGTGAGTTACGTAACTACTATATTTCAAAGGCAGGTTTTGATTTTTTGGAATATGGTCGTTTTGATAATGCAATTAAATATATTAATGATGAAATTGGACGATTGAATAAGAAAAAGCAGCCTACCATTGAGGATTATGCTGCTCTCTTAAATGATCTAAATTATATTCATCCGTTTCGTGAAGGGAATGGCCGGTCAACTAAATTATTCATTCAGTTAATTGCCCTTCATCATGGTCAGGTAATTGATTACCCGGCAGATAACGCGGAAATGATTGCCGGATTAAACCAATCGGATGTCGGTATTATTGCCAAGACCATAGCTTTACAGAAAAGTGCTGGTTAA
- a CDS encoding glucosamine-6-phosphate deaminase: MKILVTKNKEVASQNAFELLQTDIINGAQVLGLATGSSPLGLYQKMTSSSADYSNLISINLDEYVGLKPTDPQSYHYFMEHHLFAQKPFAKSFIPDGSNLNATEVINHYNKILATYPIDTQILGIGNNGHIGFNEPGTPFDSQTHKVKLTPATINANARFFTSSKDVPTEAYTMGIGSILQAKHIILLAFGEQKADTINKMVNGKITTAVPASALQQHPNVTVILDEQAASKLA; the protein is encoded by the coding sequence ATGAAAATTCTTGTAACGAAAAATAAAGAAGTAGCAAGCCAAAACGCCTTTGAACTTCTCCAAACAGATATTATTAACGGTGCTCAGGTACTTGGCCTTGCAACAGGGAGTTCTCCACTAGGTCTTTATCAAAAGATGACTAGTAGTTCAGCTGATTATTCCAACCTTATTTCTATTAACCTTGATGAATATGTCGGCCTCAAACCAACTGATCCGCAAAGTTACCATTACTTTATGGAGCATCATCTTTTCGCGCAAAAGCCATTTGCCAAAAGTTTTATTCCTGATGGCAGTAATCTGAACGCCACTGAAGTAATTAATCACTATAATAAGATTTTGGCTACTTATCCTATTGATACGCAAATTTTAGGAATTGGCAATAATGGTCATATCGGTTTTAATGAGCCTGGAACCCCTTTTGATAGCCAAACCCATAAAGTAAAGTTAACTCCTGCTACTATCAATGCCAATGCACGCTTCTTTACTTCAAGTAAGGACGTGCCAACGGAAGCCTACACGATGGGAATTGGTTCAATCTTGCAAGCAAAACATATCATCTTACTCGCATTTGGTGAGCAAAAAGCAGACACAATCAACAAAATGGTCAACGGTAAAATCACGACCGCTGTTCCGGCATCAGCTCTCCAACAGCATCCAAACGTAACAGTGATTCTTGATGAACAAGCAGCAAGCAAACTAGCTTAA
- a CDS encoding helix-turn-helix domain-containing protein: MAENIINILKTNNMTVTFVAQESGLDVAQVNETLKRPVATWSIQILNALADALGERPGELLDRIQDFDFHLHTDDDQLTIQHVQFQTPSSYQQVRFAVESNVLEGWEPTATDVRRLKESAENPDDEILMEIEQLFGD, encoded by the coding sequence ATGGCAGAAAACATCATCAATATTTTAAAAACCAATAATATGACAGTCACATTTGTTGCTCAAGAAAGTGGCCTTGACGTTGCGCAGGTTAACGAAACACTTAAACGTCCCGTTGCAACCTGGTCAATTCAGATTCTTAATGCACTTGCAGATGCTTTAGGAGAGCGTCCAGGAGAATTATTAGATCGGATTCAGGACTTTGATTTTCACCTGCATACTGACGATGATCAACTAACGATTCAGCACGTGCAGTTCCAAACACCTTCTTCTTATCAACAAGTTCGGTTTGCTGTTGAAAGTAATGTTTTAGAGGGATGGGAGCCTACAGCAACAGATGTAAGGCGATTAAAAGAGAGTGCTGAAAATCCAGATGATGAAATTTTAATGGAAATTGAGCAATTATTTGGTGATTAA